The genomic DNA TTGGCGTCTTTTTTATTTTCCTCCTTGTTTTTATTCCACTACAAATTTGTTTGCGTTTTTTAGGTCCTGTGTTACCTTGATGCCGTCCATACCCGGGTTCACCCAGAAGTGGTAATATCCACCCGGAGTGACAACCGTATACTTCTCCTCGCTGTTGCCAGCGGAAATCGTATACGTACAGCTGTCACCACGCTGTACGTAAAAGGTTTTACGGTTAGGGTTTAGAAACACCACCGCTTGGCCCTTTTTGGTCGGGGTTTCGAAGTGATAGTCCTGTTGGTATTGCCGCAGGCTATCGCGCACCGCGATTTCGCGGGCGGCTTTTTCTGCCTTAGGCTGAGCGATTACCACACCATATCCATCTTTAGCCACACCCTTGACCAGGCTGATCAAACTACCCTTTGTTTCTATATACTGACCAATTTCCTGGTCAGTTTCTTTGCCACTCTGGGACAGGGCTTTGGCGGTATTGTTCATAGCAATAGAGAAGCCCCCCCAAACGAGCAAGAGGGTTAGCCCGAAAGAAACCAGGCCATAGATACGTCGCTTTGCCCTGGCAGTGCGGATCAGTTTTTTCTCGTCTTCCGCCAGACTTATGTTGGCCCACTGATCCACCATGATGGCCATAACTATCAGGAAAAATATCACAATGGGCATCAGACGGAGCGCTCTCCACGAGGGGAACACGATGCAGTAAATCGTCGTGAGCCCAAGCGGGATAATCGCCGACCAGATATTCCTGATCTTTCGCGTCACGACGCTTCCGTCGATGACAGGTGTTGGTACACCGGTTGGCTCAAAACCAGCTTTCCGGAGTGCTTCCAGTAGGGCCGAGTGGATTGTCAAAAGCGAACCACTCAAAACCCTGATATAGAGCGAAAGCAGGAAAGCCACCGCACTGCCAGCCACAGCAACGGTAATGAACGGGGTGAGCAGGAAAAATCCTCCGATGGTCATAAGAAGACCATTGTGGAAGATAGCCCCAAGGCAGAAGAAAGCAATATTGCCAACGAGGCAGATAAGGAGGGAGTATAAAATCCCCCTTCTGTTTTGATTGACCACCTCATACGCCCTTTCTCCCACCCGGACACTCCCGAAGAACGCTATTTGCGCGAGCAGGCTGACCGTTCTGGCCGCCTGTCTCAGCGCGCCAATTATCTGGGGCAGAAAAAGATAGGCGATCCCCAGCTTCGCTCCGGTTTTTGCATCTTGATTCATTTTTTATCTCCCTTATCGTTATTTCAGTGCAGATAGGATAGCTTCGAGCGGGTTATTGATTTTTTTTTCCCAATCGTCGACCAGCTCGTCGATCGCCTTCTGGGCTTTGGCATGATGGTCTTTTAACTTGCCCCAGATCCGATCCAGGACGAAGTTTTTAGCGGTGTCCAGAAAAAATTCCTCGGTGATGAGCCCGGTTTCCAGCGCCAGCTTGGTCTTTATCGAGTCATCGTCATCATTTTCAATATTGACCAAAGAGTGGGCTAGGTTTTTGGCGTTTTCCATGCCGGGTTCAAAAGCATGGTAAGTACCAGCCAAAAGTATGCGGAGCTGGGTTACTTGGTGTTTTTTGAGTTTTGAAAGCCACCGAGTCCAAATTGTCCTCTCGCCCGTATCTAGAGACGCGATTACCTGCCCGGCAATGATCTCATCAGTTTGGTTTAGCCCCAAAAAAGATGGGGCGATCTTTTTGCGCAGTTCCGGGTTGAACCCCTTTATCTTGCCGTCTCCGCCCATTTCAAAAACTCCGTGGACGATGAAAGTGGAAATCAGGTCGCTCCAGAACTTTTCCAATATTTCATAAAATTTATTCATTTTTTATCTCCTAACTAAGAGTTTCTTAATTTCCATCCCATTTCCCAGGAGCACAAAGAAAATATTTTGTTGCATGTGCCCCGGAGTATTAGACATTTCGATTTCGATCAGCATCTCCCCGTTAGCAATGGCTAGATTCGCCTCTGTATTTTGTGTCGCGGGCGATGGGAGGCTGTTGGCAGCTATGGCAAAAGGACGATTGCCTGATACGCGCACTTTGCCGGTGATGAGCTCACCTTCTGGCGCGGTCTTTACGATAATGCGTCCTTTGGCTCGCCCTTTAGAATCCGGTTCGCCGATTTTTACATCCAGCCACCCGGGTTTGGGCGCTTCCTTTGCCGGTTCCGGTTTAACAACCTTCACCGATTTGGGAATTGCCATACCAGTTCCATCGAGGTGGAATGTCAGCTCCACCTGTTCGTCGCCCTCTTCAGGGAAGAGTTCGATGACAGAGGATTTGACTTTCGCGACATCAACGACGACCTTGTTGGCTTGTGCCGAGCTGTCAACGGAGAGTCGCCGGACGCAGGTGATTTCCACTTGGCCATCGATCGGGTCGCCGTCTTTGGTCGTGAGAACGGCCAGCATGCAGGCGACCTTGTTGTCTTTGGCAGCCTGTGAGTCGATGACGACATTGAGATAGCCGGGTTTGGGCGGTGCAGGAGTTTCAGGCGGTTGCGGAACAGGTAGGATCTGTTGAAATCTGCCCTTGCCGCCCTCGATCTCGACCGCCACCGTGACAAACTCAGAGCCACTCGGGACACCATAGATCAAAGAATACTGTCCGTTGCCATCAGCAGTGGCCCTGTCTCCGGGTTTCACCCAATCATGGCCGTCAATCATGATCAGCGATATTGGATGATTTTTGACGGGGTAGTTGTTGTCATTCACCACCGTAACAATCACCCTTACGTATCCGCCCGACAAGAGAAAGACCTCAAAACGCGGAGCCAGCGTGTACAAATTACGCAAGGCTCTTTTAAGCTGATCGATGTACCCCTTTACTGGCCCTGGGGTTTTATCCAAGAGGGCCCTCTGGGGTTCTTTTATCTGATTCATACATTACTCCTTTCCCTCTCAGGGGATTTAATTATTATTTATTGTTAATTAATTTCTATATAAAATAAAACATAGAATCCCAGGCCATCTATCTGTCATTGCGAGGAGTGAAACGACGAAGCAATCTCGTCTAAAACGGGATTGCCACGCTTCGCTCGCAATGACGATTTATTAGGGGGTTAGGAGTAAGTCCGTCCCGCAATTGCGGGACGGAATTGATATTCTATTGTCAAAGTTCTAGCTCATTTTATTGAGCTCATAGATAGATTTTATTCCATCTAGGAGCCCACTAAAACCAAATACCCCTGAATTCATCTCTTGAATCAGGGGTAGACTGGGTAAGTAGGGAAGAGTAGTAGAGCCATTGCGGGCGAAAATATAATTATAATAATTCTTCCGCCATGGCTATTATTCTTCCAAACTAGGCAAATTTGCAGTTTACCCCTAGTTCAAAAGTTAGAATAGAAAACAAAGTACTTTTAAATAGTCTTATTAATTTAACACATTAATATAAAATTGTCAATAGTAAAATAAAAAAATATTAATTTTATGGCTTATTTTAGCCAAAATAAATTAAATATTTACAATTTATACCCATCTTTATTGACACTTATCAGAAAATAGTGTTAAATAATATTGAGGCAATATAAAAATATTTGGGGTGGAGTTGGACCCCTATATTTTGGCCTTTATTTTTTTACCCAAAAAATTTGGTATTATAATAATTTATACTAAATACAAAATACTAAATACTAATCTATGTCTACTATCAACCAATTGATCCGCAAGGGTCGCAGTAGAAAGCCGAGTAAATCCAAGACCCCATCTCTTTTGATGGTGCAAAATGTACTGACTCGCCGCAAAAAAGAAATGCCCAAGGGCAGCCCTTTCAAGCGTGGGGTCTGTACAAAGGTGACCACCACCACTCCAAAAAAACCAAACTCTGCTTTGCGTAAAATTGCCAGAGTCCGTTTGTCCAACGGTGAAGAAGTCACTGCCTATATACCGGGCGTTGGCCACAATCTCCAAGAGCACTCCATTGTGATGCTTCGTGGCGGCAGAGTAAAAGATTTGCCTGGTGTGCGTTATCATATTGTCCGCGGTATCTATGATACCCAAGGCGTCGAAGGTCGCAAGCAAGGTCGCAGTCGCTATGGCGCCAAGAAAGCTAAAGCCAAGAAGTAATTAACAAATTTTCAATTTCTAATTTTCAAACAATTCTCCATCTCTCAATTCTAAAATTAGTAAATTAAATCATTGTTTGAAAATTGAAAATTCCGGAATTCTTAAATTAAAACTATATGCGTGGAAAACAATCCCCCAAGAGAAAAATAAAACCAGATGTTAAATATCATCGTTTGGATATCTCCAAATTGATCAACTATATTATGCGTGATGGCAAAAAAGCCGTGGCTGAAAAAATAGTCTATGATGCTCTAGACTATATCGCCGGCAAAACCAAAGAAGACCCCATGGCTACCTATGAGTTCGCCTTGCGCAATGTCGCACCAGCCCTAGAAGTGCGTGGTCGCCGAGTGGGCGGTGCCAACTATCAGGTACCTTTCCCAGTGAGCGACGATCGTCGCCAGGTGCTTTCTTTCCGCTGGATCATTGCCGCGGCCAAATCTCGCAAAGGCAGACCTATGGCCCATGCCTTGGCCGATGAGCTTCTTGATGCCGCCAAGGGAGAGGGCTCGGCTGTCAAAAAGCGAGAAGATATGCATCGTATGGCCGAATCCAACAAGGCCTTTGCTCACTTTGCTAGATTCACCAAAAAGAAAAGGTAACGCTCAATTTTATCCTGAGCCCCGCTTTATTCTTGCGGGGCGAAGGATCCCGTGGAGACCCACACTAACCGTAATCAACGTTAAGAGGTAGTGGTACGGGATCCTTCACTCATTAGTTTAATTAATAATTTTAATATAAATTATTTACTAATATAAAAATTTTAGAGCATTTATCACTGACCCGTTCAGGATAAACTCTTGGAGAAACCACTTATGTCTAGAGAATATTCACTAGAAAAAACCAGAAACTTTGGCATCATGGCTCATATTGATGCCGGCAAAACCACGACTACCGAACGCGTACTTTTTTACACTGGCCGCAGGCACAAAATTGGCGAAGTTCATGAAGGCGCCGCCGAAATGGACTGGATGGATCAGGAAAAAGAAAGAGGTATTACTATCACTTCTGCTGCCACAACTTGTTTTTGGAAAGGTATTCGTTTCAATATTATCGATACGCCAGGCCACGTTGATTTCACGGTAGAAGTCGAAAGGTCTCTGCGTGTTTTAGACGGCGCTGTGGCTGTTTTTGATGGTTCGCAAGGCGTGGAGCCGCAATCAGAGACCGTTTGGAGACAAGCAGAAAAGTACAATGTCCCACGCATCGCTTTTGTTAATAAGATGGACAAAATTGGCGCCGATTACGAGATGAGCTACAAATCAATTCTAGAGCGCCTTAGTCCCAATGCTGTTCGCTATATTATTCCTATTGGTGCTGAAAGCAAATTTGAAGGCGTGGTTAGTCTTCTTACTATGAAAGCCTATCACTTCGAAGGCCAAAATGGAGAAGAGGTCATCGAATCAGAAATCCCGGCCGATATGCTGGAAGACGCCAAGAAATATCGATCTGAGTTGTTGGAAAAAGCGGCTGAACAAGATGATGCTTTGTTGGAAAAATATTTGGGTGGTACGGAATTGACCGAAGAGGAAATCAAAAAAGGATTGCGTCAGGGGGTGCTCGCCAACAAGCTTTACTTGGTTTTGTGCGGCAGTGCTCTAGCCAACAAAGGTGTTCAGCTGGTTTTGGACGCTGTCAATGATTATTTACCCTCACCGTTAGACGTTCCCCCGATAGAAGGGTTCGATCCAAGTGATGAAAACCAAAAATTGGTTCGCCACGCTTCCGATACTGACCCCTTTACCGCTCTAGCCTTCAAAATTGCTACCGATCCGTTTGTTGGTACCCTGACATTTTTCCGTGTCTACTCTGGGGTAGTCAAGGCGGGTAGTTATGTCTATAATTCTTCCACTGGTGATAAGGAGCGTTTTGGCCGTATCGTCCGTATGCACGCCAATCGTCGCGAAGACGTAGAAGAGGTGTATGCTGGTGAAATCGCCGCTGCTATTGGTCTAAAAAATACCACCACCGGTGATACCTTGTGTGATGAAAATAATCAGATTATTTTGGAAAAGATTACTTTCCCCGAACCAGTTATCAAGGTGGCTGTCGAGCCCAAAACCAAAGTCGATCAAGAGAAGATGGGCATGGCTTTGCAGAAGCTGGCCCAAGAAGACCCGACTTTCAGGGTTTCTACTGATGAAGAAACCTTGGAAACAATTATCGCCGGTATGGGCGAACTTCATCTTGATGTTTTGGTGGAAAGAATGCGCCGCGAGTTTAAGGTTGACTGTAATGTCGGCAAGCCCCAAGTCGCCTATCGAGAAACCATCAAGCAGGCTGGTCAAGCCCAAGGTAAATATATAAAACAATCAGGCGGTCGCGGTCAGTATGGTGATTGTCATCTAAAGCTAGAGCCGATTGTTGAGCCAGATGAAGAGGGCAAATTAAAAGATTTTGAATTTGTTAATGAAATCAAAGGCGGAGTTGTTCCAAGTGAATATATCCCTGCTATTGAAAAGGGCGTCAAAGAAGCTTTGAGCAATGGTGTCGTTGCTGGTTATCCGATGATGCATGTGCGCGTAGCAGTTTTTGACGGCTCTTATCATGAGGTTGACTCTTCAGAAATAGCTTTCAAAATGGCAGCTATTATGGCTTTTAAAGAAGCCGCCAAACGTGCCAATCCGATTCTTCTTGAACCAATTATGAAAATAGAAGTTGTTACCCCAGAAGAATATATGGGCGATATTATCGGCGATCTCAATGCCCGTCGGGCCGTGATCAAGGAAATGACCAACCGTGGTACCGCCAAGGTTGTTGATGGCGAAGTTCCGCTAGCTACCATGTTTGGCTATGCTACCGCCTCTCGCTCCTTGTCTCAGGGCCGGGCCTCCTTTAGCATGGAGTTTTCTCACTATGCCGAGGTGCCGAGAAACGTGGTGGAACAAATTGTCGGTGAAAAAGCCAAGACGGGAAAATAAATCATTGATACCAAAAAGAACGGAGCAGATCCGTTCTTTTTTGTTTCTATGTGATTTTTAGTAACTTGCAGCTAGTAATTAGTAACCCGTAAAAGGAATTATCTTATTATAATAAATTTTACCTTATGCTAGTTACCAGTTACGAATTATTAATTGCTAAAAGGGACGGGAGCAACCCCAGTCCCTTTTTTATTAAATTATTGGCTTATCAGCCCCACCCTCTCTCTTACTTCCCTCATGGTTTTTTGGGCAATTTCTCTGGCCGCTTCCGCGCCAGTTTTTAATACTCTCATAACATAATCAGGATTTTTTTCTAGCTCTTTTCTTTTCTCCTGGATCGGCTTCAGGGCGCCAATAATAACATTGGCGAGCATGGGTTTAAATTTGGCATATTGCAGTTCACCATTCTTATAATCTTCTTTGAATTTTGCTGTGATGTTCTCATCGTCAACAAAAGCTTCGAAAAGATCAATTAGATTTTTGCCACCGACAGCATTTTTTCCCCCACCCGTATCTGTTACTGCTCGTGATATTTTGTCTTGAATTTCCGCTGGACTATCACTCATGGCGATGTATGATTTCGGTCCCAGGTCTTTGCTCATTTTTTTTGCAGGGTCATTGAGTGCCATCAGGCGCGGAGTCCTGGCCAATAAACTTTGCGGCTCTTGGAAATATTCACCCCAGCGATTATTAAATTTTCTCACTACCTTCCTGGCCAATTCTACATGTTGGTCCTGATCATCTCCGACCGGCACCGCTGTCGCGTGATAAAGGAGGATATCTGCAGCCATGAGGGCCGGGTAGTCAAATAAGCCCATATTAACATTATCTTTGTGCTGCCTTGATTTGTCTTTGTATTGAGTCATTTTCTCTAGCTCGCCAACCGGCAAAATGCAATTGAATATCCAACCCAATTCTGTGTGTTCTTTGACATGTGATTGGACAAAGAATATTGACTTCTTGGGGTCGATGCCGGCAGCCAAAAG from Candidatus Kuenenbacteria bacterium includes the following:
- the rpsL gene encoding 30S ribosomal protein S12, producing the protein MSTINQLIRKGRSRKPSKSKTPSLLMVQNVLTRRKKEMPKGSPFKRGVCTKVTTTTPKKPNSALRKIARVRLSNGEEVTAYIPGVGHNLQEHSIVMLRGGRVKDLPGVRYHIVRGIYDTQGVEGRKQGRSRYGAKKAKAKK
- the rpsG gene encoding 30S ribosomal protein S7; protein product: MRGKQSPKRKIKPDVKYHRLDISKLINYIMRDGKKAVAEKIVYDALDYIAGKTKEDPMATYEFALRNVAPALEVRGRRVGGANYQVPFPVSDDRRQVLSFRWIIAAAKSRKGRPMAHALADELLDAAKGEGSAVKKREDMHRMAESNKAFAHFARFTKKKR
- the fusA gene encoding elongation factor G is translated as MSREYSLEKTRNFGIMAHIDAGKTTTTERVLFYTGRRHKIGEVHEGAAEMDWMDQEKERGITITSAATTCFWKGIRFNIIDTPGHVDFTVEVERSLRVLDGAVAVFDGSQGVEPQSETVWRQAEKYNVPRIAFVNKMDKIGADYEMSYKSILERLSPNAVRYIIPIGAESKFEGVVSLLTMKAYHFEGQNGEEVIESEIPADMLEDAKKYRSELLEKAAEQDDALLEKYLGGTELTEEEIKKGLRQGVLANKLYLVLCGSALANKGVQLVLDAVNDYLPSPLDVPPIEGFDPSDENQKLVRHASDTDPFTALAFKIATDPFVGTLTFFRVYSGVVKAGSYVYNSSTGDKERFGRIVRMHANRREDVEEVYAGEIAAAIGLKNTTTGDTLCDENNQIILEKITFPEPVIKVAVEPKTKVDQEKMGMALQKLAQEDPTFRVSTDEETLETIIAGMGELHLDVLVERMRREFKVDCNVGKPQVAYRETIKQAGQAQGKYIKQSGGRGQYGDCHLKLEPIVEPDEEGKLKDFEFVNEIKGGVVPSEYIPAIEKGVKEALSNGVVAGYPMMHVRVAVFDGSYHEVDSSEIAFKMAAIMAFKEAAKRANPILLEPIMKIEVVTPEEYMGDIIGDLNARRAVIKEMTNRGTAKVVDGEVPLATMFGYATASRSLSQGRASFSMEFSHYAEVPRNVVEQIVGEKAKTGK
- the trpS gene encoding tryptophan--tRNA ligase, giving the protein MTANNKPTIFSGIKATGKMHVGNYLGAIKNWVNLQNSGQHNTIYSIVDLHSITIDIGREELLSNTLDMATDLLAAGIDPKKSIFFVQSHVKEHTELGWIFNCILPVGELEKMTQYKDKSRQHKDNVNMGLFDYPALMAADILLYHATAVPVGDDQDQHVELARKVVRKFNNRWGEYFQEPQSLLARTPRLMALNDPAKKMSKDLGPKSYIAMSDSPAEIQDKISRAVTDTGGGKNAVGGKNLIDLFEAFVDDENITAKFKEDYKNGELQYAKFKPMLANVIIGALKPIQEKRKELEKNPDYVMRVLKTGAEAAREIAQKTMREVRERVGLISQ